Proteins from a genomic interval of Treponema succinifaciens DSM 2489:
- a CDS encoding type II toxin -antitoxin system TacA 1-like antitoxin has translation MSETLKLSNQDRDLVMTELENPSEPNESLKELLKASTQEKQDKDNKDIKTK, from the coding sequence ATGTCAGAAACTTTAAAACTATCAAATCAAGACAGAGATCTTGTAATGACCGAACTAGAGAATCCTTCAGAACCAAATGAATCTTTAAAGGAGTTGCTTAAGGCTTCAACTCAAGAGAAGCAAGACAAAGACAATAAAGATATTAAAACAAAATAA
- a CDS encoding type I restriction-modification system subunit M yields MITGEIKNKLDNLWDAMWSNQMTNPWIDIQQITYLIFIKMLDDNQIKIERKINSLVAAGVEVNLEDYDLIFKDGFYIDEEDKINCSYADLRWSVFSTWGDNGKKFDNLKNNVFPFIKNLHGDKVTSFAKYMEKAEFAISNPYILGKMIEALSDPDLGFNKTDIMGDCYEYLLSKMATSGDNGQFRTPRHIIDMMVEIAKPGLTDTIIDPAMGTAGFLSESAKYIKEHFAKELTNKTNNQHFHNKMFTGFDTDTDMLRIGCMNMTLHGVENPVIKYNNSLGEDYEEKDSHTLILANPPFSGSLDPSTVAKSLNQISGGTKKTELLFLSLFLRLLKTGGRCVSIIPVGVLNNTNDKAYTKLRKELVENQKLEGVIFMPGGVFYPYSGVQTGILIFTKTNAGGTDKVWMYNMENDGYSLDQKRDAIEANDIPDIINRWNNRDKEAERTHYEKSFLVDKQEIVDNDYVFSFNKYQKKEVEKKEYRPVKEIFASINELEKQFAKVMKELQGEI; encoded by the coding sequence ATGATTACTGGTGAAATCAAGAATAAATTAGACAATCTTTGGGATGCAATGTGGTCTAATCAGATGACAAACCCTTGGATTGATATTCAGCAGATAACATATCTCATTTTTATAAAAATGCTGGATGACAACCAGATTAAAATAGAACGAAAAATAAACAGCCTTGTTGCAGCAGGCGTAGAAGTTAATCTTGAAGACTACGACCTGATTTTTAAGGACGGCTTTTATATCGACGAAGAAGATAAAATTAACTGTTCCTATGCAGATCTCCGCTGGAGTGTTTTTAGCACCTGGGGCGACAACGGTAAAAAGTTTGACAACCTCAAAAACAATGTTTTTCCTTTCATCAAAAACCTCCACGGCGACAAAGTGACTTCTTTCGCTAAGTACATGGAAAAAGCAGAATTTGCGATTTCAAATCCATATATCCTGGGAAAAATGATTGAAGCCTTAAGTGATCCTGACCTTGGATTCAACAAGACAGACATTATGGGCGACTGTTATGAATACCTGCTTTCAAAAATGGCAACCAGTGGCGACAATGGCCAGTTCCGCACTCCCCGCCATATAATCGACATGATGGTAGAAATCGCAAAGCCTGGCCTTACAGACACAATCATTGATCCTGCCATGGGAACTGCGGGATTTCTTAGTGAAAGTGCAAAATACATTAAGGAACATTTCGCAAAAGAACTTACAAACAAAACAAACAACCAGCACTTCCACAATAAAATGTTCACAGGTTTTGACACCGACACCGACATGCTCCGAATCGGCTGTATGAATATGACCTTGCATGGTGTAGAAAACCCTGTAATCAAATACAACAATTCTTTGGGAGAAGATTACGAGGAAAAAGATTCACATACACTCATCCTTGCAAATCCACCCTTCAGCGGAAGCCTTGATCCAAGCACAGTTGCTAAATCGTTGAATCAGATTAGCGGTGGAACAAAGAAAACAGAACTTCTTTTTTTGAGCCTCTTCCTTCGTCTTCTTAAAACTGGAGGCCGTTGTGTAAGCATTATTCCTGTTGGAGTTTTGAACAACACAAACGATAAGGCGTACACAAAGCTCCGCAAGGAATTGGTAGAAAATCAGAAACTCGAAGGCGTAATCTTTATGCCAGGCGGAGTATTCTATCCATATTCTGGAGTTCAGACAGGCATTCTCATTTTTACAAAAACAAATGCAGGCGGAACCGACAAAGTCTGGATGTACAATATGGAAAACGACGGCTACAGCCTTGACCAGAAACGCGATGCAATCGAAGCAAACGACATTCCCGACATCATCAACCGCTGGAACAACCGTGACAAAGAAGCCGAACGAACTCATTATGAAAAATCTTTCCTTGTAGATAAACAGGAAATTGTAGATAACGATTATGTTTTCTCTTTCAACAAGTATCAGAAAAAAGAAGTTGAAAAGAAAGAATACCGTCCTGTAAAAGAAATCTTTGCTTCGATTAATGAACTGGAAAAGCAGTTTGCCAAGGTTATGAAAGAGTTGCAGGGAGAAATCTAG
- a CDS encoding restriction endonuclease subunit S: MKSYNEILSDVTKTAIKIPQSDYLDAGKYRIFDQGKEYSVGFSNDEQGVVTDYPYIIFGDHTRVVKYVDEPCYIGADGVKLLKVINKDFDPRYVYYNILAKPIESQGYARHFKFLKEIQFTEKSFSEQQKIAAELDKIQSAIDNKKQQLSLLDEAVKSEFVEMFGNPIYNSKNFPTKKVIDVVTMQRGYDLPVQDRDSKGKIPVFGSNGILGNHNLAKMDKGIITGRSGTIGEVYMCETPFWPLNTTLFSNDTHGNNICYLKFLLEFFDLKRFKSGVGVPTLNRNEFHDEQIIDVPLDLQNQFAAFVQKIDKSKFVVKQQITDLQELLDSKMQEYFS; the protein is encoded by the coding sequence ATGAAATCATATAATGAAATTCTTTCTGATGTAACAAAAACTGCAATAAAAATTCCTCAATCGGATTATCTTGATGCGGGCAAGTACAGAATATTTGACCAGGGAAAAGAATATTCTGTAGGTTTTTCAAATGATGAACAAGGCGTTGTAACTGACTATCCATACATTATTTTTGGAGATCACACAAGAGTTGTAAAGTATGTAGATGAACCTTGTTATATAGGTGCTGATGGTGTAAAACTTTTGAAAGTCATCAATAAAGACTTTGATCCTAGGTATGTTTACTACAACATCTTGGCAAAACCGATTGAAAGTCAAGGATATGCAAGGCATTTTAAATTTTTAAAAGAAATACAATTTACAGAAAAATCTTTTTCAGAACAACAAAAAATCGCCGCAGAACTCGACAAAATCCAATCCGCAATCGACAACAAAAAACAGCAGCTTTCCTTGCTAGATGAAGCTGTCAAATCCGAATTTGTCGAGATGTTTGGGAATCCAATTTACAATTCAAAAAACTTTCCAACTAAGAAAGTAATAGATGTTGTTACAATGCAGCGAGGTTATGATTTACCAGTACAAGATAGAGATAGTAAAGGAAAAATACCTGTATTTGGTTCTAATGGTATTCTCGGCAATCATAACTTAGCAAAAATGGATAAAGGAATTATTACTGGTCGCTCCGGTACAATCGGTGAGGTTTATATGTGTGAAACTCCCTTTTGGCCATTAAATACAACCTTATTTTCTAATGATACACATGGAAATAATATTTGTTATTTAAAATTTCTTTTAGAGTTTTTTGATTTGAAGCGATTTAAATCTGGCGTAGGAGTTCCAACATTAAATCGTAATGAATTCCATGATGAACAGATAATTGATGTTCCTCTCGACCTCCAAAACCAATTCGCCGCCTTCGTCCAGAAAATCGACAAATCGAAATTTGTAGTAAAACAACAGATTACAGACTTACAGGAACTACTAGATAGCAAAATGCAAGAATACTTCTCATAA
- a CDS encoding DNA recombination protein RmuC: MGTIIFLSVITVLVLVGIVLSIVLIKKSKNSDSGIISDKLGIYEKKLEIYEKNLKDEFALNRKETSESTAASRKENTETLMNFQDSINGKFDTLTKNTQDSMTNSLTKFMEALSTRLDTLTKTTQDTLNYQQQTVQSSLKNIQESNEKKLEEMRVTVDEKLQSTLEKRLTGSFEIVTKQLEAVQKGLGEMQNLASDVGGLKRALTNVKTAGGMGEIQLEALLSQMLSPEQFVKNAHPNPNNSKKVVEFAVKIPSKTADDEFVLLPIDSKYPAAVWDKLTLAYDNADKDEIESQKKSLVTDIKKMAKDIKEKYIEVPYTTDFGLMFLPFEGLFAEVMRVPGLFQQIQDEYKVTIAGPTTLGAFLNSLQMGFRTLAIQKETSKVWDLLGSVKTEFGKFGDVLAATKKKLDAASTEIGKAEVRSRAIEKKLKNVDALPTAEAESDTQALLDDLTEE; encoded by the coding sequence ATGGGAACAATTATTTTTCTTTCAGTTATTACAGTTTTGGTGTTGGTTGGCATTGTATTGTCTATCGTTCTTATTAAGAAAAGCAAGAACTCTGATTCTGGCATAATTTCTGATAAGCTTGGTATTTATGAAAAAAAACTTGAGATATATGAGAAAAATCTCAAAGATGAATTTGCATTAAATCGTAAAGAGACTTCAGAATCTACTGCAGCATCACGCAAAGAAAATACAGAAACTTTAATGAATTTCCAGGATTCTATTAATGGCAAGTTCGATACTCTGACAAAAAATACGCAGGATTCTATGACAAACAGCCTAACTAAGTTTATGGAGGCTTTGTCTACTCGGCTGGATACGCTTACAAAGACAACCCAAGATACTTTGAATTATCAGCAGCAAACTGTTCAATCAAGCTTAAAAAATATTCAGGAAAGTAATGAAAAGAAACTTGAAGAAATGCGTGTTACTGTTGATGAAAAACTTCAGTCGACTCTTGAGAAACGTCTTACAGGTTCATTTGAAATTGTTACCAAACAGCTTGAAGCAGTTCAGAAGGGACTTGGCGAGATGCAGAATCTTGCAAGTGATGTTGGTGGATTGAAGCGTGCACTTACAAATGTTAAGACGGCCGGAGGCATGGGAGAAATTCAGCTTGAAGCACTTCTTAGCCAGATGCTTTCGCCAGAGCAGTTTGTTAAGAATGCACATCCAAATCCAAACAACTCTAAGAAGGTTGTTGAGTTTGCGGTAAAAATTCCATCTAAAACTGCAGATGATGAATTTGTGCTTTTGCCAATTGATTCCAAATATCCGGCTGCTGTTTGGGATAAGCTTACTCTTGCATATGATAATGCTGACAAAGATGAGATTGAATCTCAGAAGAAGTCTTTGGTTACAGATATTAAAAAGATGGCAAAGGATATAAAGGAAAAGTATATCGAAGTTCCGTATACTACAGACTTTGGCCTTATGTTCCTGCCATTTGAAGGTTTGTTTGCCGAAGTAATGCGCGTTCCTGGTCTTTTTCAGCAGATTCAGGATGAATACAAAGTTACGATTGCCGGCCCTACAACACTTGGAGCATTTCTGAATAGTTTACAGATGGGATTCCGTACACTCGCCATCCAGAAGGAGACGTCTAAGGTTTGGGATTTACTTGGTTCTGTAAAGACTGAGTTCGGCAAGTTTGGTGATGTACTTGCAGCAACAAAAAAGAAACTTGATGCAGCATCTACAGAAATTGGTAAAGCAGAAGTACGTTCAAGAGCTATAGAAAAGAAGCTTAAGAATGTGGATGCACTTCCAACAGCAGAAGCAGAATCTGATACACAGGCCTTGCTTGATGATTTGACAGAAGAATAA
- a CDS encoding restriction endonuclease subunit S produces the protein MDTSELDWSLPNNWCLCHFGDIATVINGKNQSKVENPDGKYPIYGSGGIMGRADDFICPANCTIIGRKGSINNPIFVEEKFWNVDTAFGLCPSEAVLPKFLYYFCEYFDFTTLDSSTTLPSLTKTNIQQIVLALPPIDEQKRILDKIVELFGILDEIVLNLI, from the coding sequence GTGGATACTTCTGAATTAGATTGGAGCCTACCAAATAATTGGTGTCTATGTCATTTTGGAGATATTGCCACTGTAATAAATGGAAAGAATCAATCAAAAGTAGAAAATCCAGATGGCAAATATCCTATTTATGGTAGCGGCGGGATAATGGGAAGAGCTGATGATTTTATTTGTCCTGCAAACTGTACAATCATTGGAAGAAAAGGCTCAATAAATAATCCGATTTTTGTTGAAGAAAAGTTTTGGAATGTAGATACAGCCTTTGGCTTATGTCCTTCGGAAGCAGTATTACCTAAGTTCTTATATTACTTCTGTGAATATTTTGATTTTACAACACTTGATTCAAGTACAACTCTACCAAGTCTTACAAAAACAAATATTCAACAGATTGTTTTAGCATTGCCACCAATAGATGAACAGAAACGAATTTTAGACAAAATCGTAGAATTATTTGGAATACTAGATGAGATTGTTTTGAATTTGATCTAG
- a CDS encoding restriction endonuclease subunit S: MEDEPFEIPDSWRWVKLTSICNKLVDGDHNPPKSVEEQTEYIMASSRNINYDRLDDLENVRYLSKEVFKIENNRTKAEKGDIFFTSVGTIGRSCIYSGDYNICFQRSVTVLNTNINNQFLKYFFDSNFFQTYVIEHSTGTAQMGFYLKEMANSPIAIPPMHEQARIVDKVSELFYQLDQIQNNLI, translated from the coding sequence GTGGAAGATGAACCGTTTGAGATTCCTGATTCTTGGAGATGGGTGAAATTAACAAGTATTTGCAACAAACTTGTAGATGGTGACCATAATCCACCGAAAAGTGTAGAAGAACAAACCGAATATATAATGGCTTCTTCAAGAAATATTAATTATGACAGGCTTGATGATTTAGAAAATGTAAGGTATTTATCAAAAGAAGTTTTTAAGATTGAAAACAATCGTACTAAAGCCGAAAAAGGAGACATCTTCTTTACTTCAGTTGGAACAATTGGCAGAAGTTGCATCTACTCTGGAGATTATAATATATGCTTTCAACGAAGTGTTACCGTTTTAAATACAAATATAAACAATCAATTCTTGAAATACTTTTTTGACAGCAATTTCTTTCAGACCTATGTTATTGAACATTCTACCGGAACTGCACAAATGGGATTTTATCTAAAGGAAATGGCAAATTCTCCTATTGCGATTCCTCCAATGCATGAGCAAGCTCGTATTGTTGATAAAGTATCTGAATTATTTTACCAACTAGATCAAATTCAAAACAATCTCATCTAG
- a CDS encoding ATP-binding protein, with translation MESQNIEYKKTWRDEYLKWICVFANTEGGKLYIGIDDNGNVCGIEDAHKLSEDIPNKIRNTMGLICTVNLLNKNDLDYFEIITEKYPFPVSYHGKYYRRTGSTMQEVSGVELDKMILSVQGRTWDSVPVPHITVDDLENDAIKLFKKKAKESGRLDDSALDVTNETLIQNLHLTEGDYLTRACMLAFYPDPEKWVTGAYIKVAYFENDADILYQDEIHGPLILQVEKSMDLIYSKYMKALISYDDIYRKETFFFPRAAFRELLLNAVIHKDYLSTTPIQIRIYKDKIRLWNDGALPKEVPIEDLFKEHVSKPCNPNLANVFFKCGMIESWARGFSKITRYCEEENAKLPVIDLSLGGVTARCFASDKYLALMNEHQEAENFPLSPKMSDKEKTREKTIKWPEKWPEKWPEKCQRIYDAIEQDKNTTIAKLENLLGIGHTTIKKMLTAMQAEGFIRRVGADKGGYWEIAQGAVE, from the coding sequence ATGGAAAGTCAGAACATAGAATATAAAAAAACATGGCGTGATGAATACCTCAAATGGATTTGCGTTTTTGCAAATACTGAAGGCGGAAAGCTTTATATTGGCATTGATGATAATGGTAATGTCTGCGGTATTGAGGACGCTCATAAACTTAGCGAAGATATTCCAAACAAAATTCGAAATACAATGGGATTAATCTGTACTGTAAATCTTCTTAATAAAAATGATTTGGATTATTTTGAAATCATCACTGAAAAATACCCATTCCCTGTAAGTTATCACGGAAAATATTACAGGCGAACCGGTTCAACAATGCAGGAAGTAAGTGGCGTTGAACTTGATAAAATGATTCTATCTGTACAAGGCCGCACCTGGGATTCTGTTCCAGTTCCACACATTACAGTTGATGATTTGGAAAATGACGCTATCAAACTTTTTAAAAAAAAGGCAAAGGAATCAGGACGTTTAGATGATTCGGCTCTTGATGTAACAAACGAAACTCTTATTCAGAATCTTCATCTTACTGAAGGTGACTATTTGACTAGAGCATGTATGCTTGCTTTTTATCCAGATCCAGAAAAATGGGTAACAGGTGCATATATTAAAGTCGCATATTTTGAAAACGATGCTGATATTTTATATCAGGATGAAATACACGGTCCGCTTATTCTGCAGGTAGAAAAGAGTATGGACCTTATTTATTCAAAATACATGAAAGCACTTATTTCTTATGATGATATATATAGAAAAGAAACTTTCTTTTTTCCTCGTGCAGCATTCCGTGAACTTCTTTTAAATGCAGTAATTCATAAGGACTACCTTTCTACAACACCAATTCAGATTCGTATTTATAAAGATAAAATCCGTCTCTGGAATGACGGCGCGCTTCCAAAGGAAGTTCCTATTGAAGATTTGTTTAAGGAACATGTTTCAAAACCATGCAATCCTAACCTTGCAAATGTATTCTTTAAGTGCGGTATGATTGAAAGCTGGGCCCGAGGCTTCAGCAAAATTACAAGATATTGTGAAGAAGAAAACGCTAAACTTCCTGTAATTGACCTTTCTCTAGGAGGTGTTACAGCCCGCTGTTTTGCTTCTGATAAATATCTGGCTCTTATGAATGAACATCAAGAGGCAGAAAATTTCCCTTTATCTCCCAAAATGTCCGATAAAGAGAAAACCAGGGAGAAAACAATAAAGTGGCCAGAAAAGTGGCCAGAAAAGTGGCCAGAAAAATGTCAACGAATATATGATGCTATAGAACAGGATAAAAATACAACCATAGCAAAATTGGAAAATCTTTTGGGTATAGGACACACAACAATAAAAAAGATGCTAACTGCAATGCAAGCGGAAGGTTTTATTCGTCGTGTCGGAGCAGATAAAGGCGGTTACTGGGAAATTGCACAAGGAGCTGTGGAATGA